CGTTCAGCTCATCCAGAATGGGTGGAGGTTCATCGGAGGATGATGGCTTGAACGTCGATTACCACGCCATCCTCCCCGAGATCATCCTCGGGATCACCGTCCTCGCCGTCCTCGTCGTGGACCTCCTCAGGGTTCCGAAGTACTACACCGCAGTCGTCGGCCTGGTCGGGCTGTTCGCGGCGTTCGTTCCGGTCCTCACGCTCGGCTTTTGTGACAGTCTCGGTTTCTGCACCGAGACGGGGAACCGGATCATGTTCGGCGACTCGTACGTCGTGGACACGTTCGCTCTCGTGCTCAAGGGCCTGTTCCTCGGCTCGGCCTTCGTGGCAATGCTGCTGTCCGTCGGATACATCGAGAGCGACCGCTATTGGCAGGGCGAGTTCTACTTCTTGATGCTCGCATCGGTGCTCGGCGCCATCGTCATGGCGTCGAGTCGCGACCTGATCACGATCTTCGTCGGGCTCGAGCTCGTCACCGGGCCGACGTTCCTGATGGCGGGCTGGCGCAAGGGAGACGCCAAGTCGAACGAGGCCGCCCTGAAATATTTCATCATCGGCGTCCTCTCGGCCGCGTTGCTCCTGTTCGGGATGTCCCTCGTGTACGGGATGACGGCCGAGCTGACGTTCACGGGGATCAGGGCAGCCTCGGCCGCTTTCGTCGACGAGCCGCTGTTCATCGTCGGCGTGATCTTCACGCTGCTCGGTTTCGCTTTCAAGGTGTCGGCCGTGCCCTTCCACTTCTGGACGCCTGACACGTACGAGGGAGCGCCCATCCCTGTCACGGCGTACCTCTCCGTCGTCTCGAAGACTGCGGGGTTCGTCGGCCTTCTCACGATCTGCTTCCTGGCCTTCGCCGAAGTGGCGTCGCTGTGGGGCCCGGTGCTGTGGGTGCTGGCGGCGCTCTCGATGACGGTTGGCAACCTGGCCGCGCTGCGGCAGACGAACATCGTCCGCCTCCTCGGCTACTCCTCGATCGCCCAGGGTGGCTTCATCCTCGTCCCGTTCGGGGCAGCCGTCGCCTCCGACGTGACCGGCGCCCAGCTCGAGGAGGCCTTCTTTGCCTCGGTCACGTATCTGCTCATCTACGCCTTCATGAATCTCGGGGCGTTCGCAGTCGTCATCGCCGGCGCCAACAAGCTCGAGAGCGCCGAGATCGACGATTGGGCGGGCCTCTTCTCGTATAGCCCGGGGATCGCGACCATGCTCGCCGTCTTCTTCTTCTCGCTCGCCGGGATTCCCCCGCTCGCCGGGTGGTTCGCCAAGTTCGTCATGTTCCGCTCCGTGCTTTCGGTCGGTGGTGGGGCGGCGACCGCCCTGGCGGTGATCGCAGTCGTCAACTCGGTCATCGCCTTCGTGTACTACGCCAAGGTCGTGAAGTCGGCGTTCATGGATTCCGTGCCGGAGACCGTCCCCGCCGTCGAGATCGGTGGTCGTCCCATCGGTCCGAGCCTGCGTTTCGCCATGGTGCTCACCGTGATCGGGACGATCGCCATCGGGATCAACCCGTCCTGGATCGCCGACCTGGCGACCCTCACCAAGGACTTCGCCTCAGGGTTCTGATACCGGGCCGCCCGCCTACGCCGCCGTCCGGGGCGGACGGTTACTGGCGGCCATTGACATGCTCATATTGGAAACCGAACAACGATGGGAACGCCATTTGGAGGTACTGATGGCCAAACCTGTGCAACTCGCCGCCGCCGCCGGGTGGCAGCAGTGCTCTCGACCGGTTTCTAGTGTGACTTCGAACAGGGCCGCGCTCTTCACGATGGTCGCTGCCGTCGTTGTCGCCACATCGTGCGCCGTTGACTCGAGCCCAACCGTCGACGCCAACCCGCTGGCAGGAACCGCCTGGCTGGTTTCGTCGATTGATGGGCAACCACCGGTGGCGGGACGGACGCCGCTGGTTCGATTCGATGAGGACACCGTGACTGGGAGCGGGGGCTGCAACGACTTCGACGGCCGATATTCCCTCGATGGTGATCGGCTGATAGTGGTGAGCATCGGAACGACCGCAGACACATGCAGCGACCAGAAGGCCCAGGACCTCGAAGACGAACTCCTCAAAACCCTGCGAGAGGACCCCCGCTTCATTGCACTCGACGATGCGCTGACGCTTGTCGGCACGTCGTCCGAGATCGTGATTCGCCTCGTCCCGGCCGACTGACTCCTGGTGGTCCGTCCCGGAGGATTCCCGGCAACTGCTCCTCCGCCGGCGGTGCACGCCACGACGATCTTCTGACGCATCTGGGTCGTGGCGACCCTGCCTTCCTCTTCTGGGTCGCGAGCTCGCATCGCGACCTGCCACGGCGTCTGGAACACGGAGCGCCTCCTCGACACGGTGTGCGGCGGCACAGTATGGCTAGACCTTGGGGGGCTCGGAGGATGCCCGTCCCCGGCCTACGCGCTCCACCTCGCCGGGCGGCTCTGCCGGCGCCTCTAGCCGGCGCCCTCCACGGGCAACTCCACGCGAAACAGGGTACGACCGGGCTCGGACTCCACGGTGAGGTCTCCGTTGTGCTCGAGCACCACGATGTTCCTGACGATGTGGAGGCCCAGGCCGCTGCCGCTTCCCGGCGGCTTCGTGGTGAAGAACGTGTCGAAGATGCGCGGTCTGATCTCGTCGGGTATCCCGGGACCGTTGTCCTCCACCTCGATGACGACGGTGCCTTCACCCGGGCGGGTACGAACCGTGACCACGCCTCCGGCGACCTCGGACACCGCATCGACCGCATTGTCGATGAGGTTCGTCCACACCTGGTTCAGCTCTGTCCCGAGGGCGGTGATCTTCGGCAGGTCCTCGTCGAAGTCCCGTTCGAGGGTGACCTGGCGCAGCTTGTGGCCGAGGATGGCGATGGTGTCCTCGATGCCCCGCTGCACGTCGACGTCCTGCACCGGCGCCCGGTCGAGGTACGCGTAGGACTTGAGGCCGAGAGCAATCGTCGACACCCTGGCGGCCCCTTCTGCGATCTCGGCGGCGAGGCGCTTGGCGGCCGCGTCGGCGATGGCGGCACGGACGACCCGCTCAGCGGCCTCGCCGAGATCGGACCGCAGCTCCACCAGGTCCTCGGCTCGGAAACCGGCGGCAACCGCGTCCGGAGCGAGTGCCCACGC
This portion of the Acidimicrobiia bacterium genome encodes:
- a CDS encoding NADH-quinone oxidoreductase subunit N, yielding MNVDYHAILPEIILGITVLAVLVVDLLRVPKYYTAVVGLVGLFAAFVPVLTLGFCDSLGFCTETGNRIMFGDSYVVDTFALVLKGLFLGSAFVAMLLSVGYIESDRYWQGEFYFLMLASVLGAIVMASSRDLITIFVGLELVTGPTFLMAGWRKGDAKSNEAALKYFIIGVLSAALLLFGMSLVYGMTAELTFTGIRAASAAFVDEPLFIVGVIFTLLGFAFKVSAVPFHFWTPDTYEGAPIPVTAYLSVVSKTAGFVGLLTICFLAFAEVASLWGPVLWVLAALSMTVGNLAALRQTNIVRLLGYSSIAQGGFILVPFGAAVASDVTGAQLEEAFFASVTYLLIYAFMNLGAFAVVIAGANKLESAEIDDWAGLFSYSPGIATMLAVFFFSLAGIPPLAGWFAKFVMFRSVLSVGGGAATALAVIAVVNSVIAFVYYAKVVKSAFMDSVPETVPAVEIGGRPIGPSLRFAMVLTVIGTIAIGINPSWIADLATLTKDFASGF
- a CDS encoding META domain-containing protein; the protein is MAKPVQLAAAAGWQQCSRPVSSVTSNRAALFTMVAAVVVATSCAVDSSPTVDANPLAGTAWLVSSIDGQPPVAGRTPLVRFDEDTVTGSGGCNDFDGRYSLDGDRLIVVSIGTTADTCSDQKAQDLEDELLKTLREDPRFIALDDALTLVGTSSEIVIRLVPAD